The following proteins come from a genomic window of Nostoc sp. GT001:
- a CDS encoding response regulator, translated as MSLANSFTSDEKKQNSHQPLILVVEDNNDSLLLISYALESMGCRFICQTDCSATVLVAKEYQPDLILLDILLPGLSGIDVACHLKQEPLTHEIPVVAVTALATKGDRERILSSGFDDYISKPYMLEDLEAVIRRALEGKFSLHPAFEVCQD; from the coding sequence ATGTCTTTGGCAAATTCATTCACGAGTGATGAAAAAAAGCAAAACTCTCACCAGCCTTTGATTTTGGTAGTTGAAGACAATAATGATAGTCTTCTGTTGATTAGCTACGCTCTAGAGTCAATGGGTTGTAGATTCATTTGTCAAACAGATTGTTCTGCAACGGTGTTGGTGGCTAAAGAATATCAGCCGGACTTAATCTTGTTGGATATTTTGTTACCAGGTCTAAGCGGTATCGATGTTGCGTGTCATTTGAAGCAAGAACCTCTAACTCACGAAATTCCAGTGGTTGCAGTTACAGCTTTAGCCACTAAGGGGGATCGAGAGCGTATTTTGAGTAGCGGCTTTGATGATTACATTAGCAAACCCTACATGCTTGAGGATTTAGAGGCTGTAATTCGTCGTGCGCTTGAGGGAAAATTCAGTCTTCATCCGGCTTTTGAGGTTTGCCAAGATTAG